A DNA window from Halarsenatibacter silvermanii contains the following coding sequences:
- a CDS encoding type II toxin-antitoxin system PemK/MazF family toxin, translating into MEILRGDVFYANLNPVVGSEQGGTRPVLIIQNDIGNRYSPTVIVAAITSRIKKGKLPTHVEIGAEDSELDRDSVILLEQIRTLDKKRLERRITHLSSDIIEEVNRSLEISLGLIEL; encoded by the coding sequence ATGGAAATATTAAGAGGTGATGTTTTCTATGCCAATCTGAACCCGGTGGTGGGTTCAGAGCAGGGCGGCACCCGCCCTGTTCTGATCATTCAAAATGATATCGGGAACAGGTACAGTCCCACAGTAATAGTGGCAGCTATAACCTCGCGCATCAAAAAGGGCAAGCTGCCCACCCATGTAGAAATTGGGGCCGAAGACAGCGAGCTGGACCGGGATTCGGTAATACTTCTTGAGCAGATTAGAACTCTGGACAAAAAGAGGCTTGAGCGGAGAATAACTCATCTGAGCTCTGACATAATTGAAGAGGTTAATCGATCTCTGGAAATCAGTCTGGGACTTATAGAGCTTTAA
- the tsaE gene encoding tRNA (adenosine(37)-N6)-threonylcarbamoyltransferase complex ATPase subunit type 1 TsaE, translated as MIKFTTISRQETERAGKKLGECLGEKFRKEELLEGMTILLKGELGAGKTTYIRGVIRAVIPGERVTSPSYTLINEYTSSLLSFVHADLYRLQQQEEAEHIGLFEYPHRRSVLLVEWPERISIDWGNYLEIEINRGRQERKRILKIRAAGKREKNLLEELNGIYECGRD; from the coding sequence ATGATCAAGTTTACTACTATATCCCGGCAGGAAACGGAGAGAGCCGGGAAAAAACTGGGTGAATGCCTTGGTGAGAAATTTAGAAAAGAAGAACTGCTTGAGGGCATGACCATATTATTAAAAGGTGAGCTGGGTGCCGGTAAAACAACTTACATCAGAGGAGTAATAAGGGCTGTTATACCGGGAGAGAGGGTTACCTCTCCCAGCTACACCCTCATAAATGAGTATACTTCCAGTCTCCTCAGTTTTGTGCATGCCGATTTGTACAGGCTTCAACAGCAGGAAGAAGCCGAGCATATCGGGCTCTTTGAATACCCGCACCGCCGCAGTGTACTGCTGGTGGAGTGGCCAGAGCGAATTTCAATAGATTGGGGAAATTATCTGGAGATTGAAATTAACAGGGGAAGACAGGAAAGAAAACGCATTCTGAAGATAAGAGCTGCAGGAAAAAGAGAAAAAAATCTGCTGGAGGAGTTGAACGGAATATATGAATGTGGCCGGGATTGA
- the tsaB gene encoding tRNA (adenosine(37)-N6)-threonylcarbamoyltransferase complex dimerization subunit type 1 TsaB: MAGIDTASDILGLGFCRDNKIMGEINIRLDQSHNQRLLPLFDVLMGEVGCRLSDLDGIAVVTGPGSFTGLRISLSTVKAFSISQDLSLLEVSSLELLIADRLNQPGFWLPAYDARGDRIYTAIFSGGKELTDKKARVLEDQAVALAELPELLKEELPEKFRLTITGPAVNRYIEQFREVKANLPGEIVLDKRYTARPAGGRLARLGVDFLEKNMRIVGPDELQPRYLKKPQAEIDHEKN, translated from the coding sequence GTGGCCGGGATTGATACTGCGAGCGATATCCTCGGTCTGGGATTCTGCCGGGATAATAAAATTATGGGAGAGATTAATATCAGACTCGACCAGAGTCATAATCAAAGGCTTCTGCCTCTTTTTGATGTCTTAATGGGAGAGGTTGGATGCCGTCTTTCCGATCTGGATGGCATAGCTGTTGTGACAGGTCCGGGCTCTTTTACCGGGCTGAGAATATCACTCAGCACAGTTAAAGCTTTCAGCATCTCTCAAGATCTATCACTTTTGGAGGTTTCAAGCCTGGAGCTTTTAATAGCAGACAGACTCAATCAGCCTGGTTTCTGGCTGCCTGCTTATGATGCCCGTGGAGACAGAATTTATACTGCTATATTTTCCGGCGGAAAAGAGCTGACCGATAAGAAAGCAAGAGTTCTGGAAGATCAGGCTGTAGCTCTGGCAGAACTGCCCGAGTTATTAAAAGAAGAACTGCCTGAGAAATTCAGGCTGACAATCACCGGGCCGGCTGTGAACAGATATATTGAGCAATTCAGAGAGGTAAAGGCAAATTTACCAGGAGAGATTGTGCTCGATAAAAGATATACCGCCCGTCCTGCTGGAGGGAGGCTGGCCCGATTGGGTGTTGATTTTTTGGAAAAAAACATGAGAATAGTCGGACCGGATGAGCTCCAACCCCGGTATTTAAAGAAACCTCAGGCCGAAATAGATCACGAGAAAAACTGA
- the rimI gene encoding ribosomal protein S18-alanine N-acetyltransferase: protein MAVNYGRDFDKNNFEFRPMMPKDVERVGCLERKVFTRPWPERAFLNDILSDRPVFYRVCYGEGGLIGYLGAHIEDEKMHIVNMAVEPSWQRCGIGGELLKRALDFAQKNSIAEIYLEVRRSNQAAISLYKKYGFEEDSIRRNYYVRSGEDAIIMVKGMTDNE, encoded by the coding sequence ATGGCCGTAAATTATGGGCGAGATTTCGATAAAAATAACTTTGAATTCAGGCCAATGATGCCGAAGGATGTTGAGAGGGTCGGCTGTCTGGAGCGAAAAGTGTTTACCCGCCCCTGGCCTGAAAGAGCTTTTTTAAACGACATACTTTCAGACAGGCCGGTCTTTTATCGGGTTTGTTATGGGGAAGGCGGTCTTATTGGGTATCTGGGGGCTCATATAGAAGATGAAAAAATGCACATTGTTAATATGGCCGTTGAACCGTCCTGGCAGAGATGTGGAATAGGCGGCGAGCTTTTAAAAAGGGCTCTGGATTTTGCCCAAAAAAACTCAATTGCGGAAATATATCTGGAGGTTAGAAGGTCAAATCAAGCGGCCATAAGCCTTTATAAAAAATACGGTTTTGAAGAGGATTCTATCCGCCGCAATTATTATGTACGCAGCGGAGAGGACGCTATAATAATGGTGAAGGGAATGACAGATAATGAATGA
- the tsaD gene encoding tRNA (adenosine(37)-N6)-threonylcarbamoyltransferase complex transferase subunit TsaD: protein MNDYIEMSEKYNRRKSFKERAEANREKRLSENEAEFILALETSCDETSAAVITSRDGRPEIISHEVASQIEAHQKFGGVVPEIASRRHLELIRPMIDSTLEQAGVDSTQLTATAATRGPGLVGALLVGFAAGKALAYAEKIPFLGVNHIAGHIFANFLVHEDIELPFLCLTVSGGHTDLIYFSRMIEYEILGRTRDDAAGEAFDKISRRLELGYPGGPAIEKKAREGNPNAVELPRALSESETYDFSFSGLKTAVINYIHNQQQKGNEIDTADLSASFQRAVIESLLPQVERAIKNFEPEALLLAGGVSANSLLRSRFESLTEKHELSLYLPPLDLCTDNAAMIGAAAYYQLAAGHSHDLGLDVRANLSL from the coding sequence ATGAATGATTATATCGAGATGAGCGAAAAATACAACCGAAGAAAAAGCTTTAAAGAGCGAGCTGAAGCGAACAGGGAGAAGAGATTATCTGAGAATGAAGCGGAATTTATTCTGGCTTTAGAGACCTCCTGTGATGAAACTTCAGCAGCAGTTATCACCTCCCGGGATGGTCGGCCAGAAATTATTTCTCACGAGGTTGCCTCACAGATAGAAGCTCACCAAAAATTTGGTGGAGTTGTTCCGGAAATAGCTTCGCGCAGGCATCTGGAGCTGATCAGGCCGATGATTGATTCGACACTCGAGCAGGCAGGGGTTGATTCAACACAGCTCACAGCGACAGCAGCTACCAGAGGGCCGGGACTGGTCGGAGCTCTGCTGGTCGGTTTTGCCGCCGGGAAAGCACTGGCTTATGCTGAGAAAATTCCTTTTTTGGGTGTAAATCATATTGCCGGCCATATATTCGCCAATTTTTTGGTTCATGAAGATATTGAATTGCCCTTTCTATGTTTGACAGTCTCTGGCGGACACACTGATCTTATTTATTTTTCCAGAATGATCGAATACGAGATTTTGGGCAGGACCAGGGATGACGCCGCGGGGGAAGCTTTCGACAAAATTTCCCGGCGTCTGGAACTGGGTTATCCCGGCGGTCCAGCCATCGAGAAAAAGGCCCGGGAGGGAAATCCAAACGCGGTGGAACTGCCCCGGGCGTTGAGCGAAAGCGAGACTTATGATTTTAGTTTTAGCGGGCTCAAAACCGCAGTGATCAATTATATTCACAATCAGCAGCAGAAAGGCAATGAAATTGACACCGCTGATCTGTCAGCATCTTTTCAAAGGGCTGTGATTGAAAGCCTTTTGCCCCAGGTTGAAAGAGCCATTAAAAATTTTGAACCTGAAGCTTTGCTGCTTGCCGGAGGAGTGTCGGCCAATTCACTGCTGCGCAGTCGATTTGAAAGCCTGACCGAGAAACATGAACTCTCTCTTTATCTGCCACCTCTGGATTTGTGCACCGATAATGCCGCCATGATCGGGGCAGCAGCCTATTATCAGCTTGCTGCCGGCCATTCACATGATCTGGGGCTGGATGTACGGGCTAACCTATCGCTTTAA
- a CDS encoding DUF512 domain-containing protein, translating into MKQGLYLEFLYRSVQEQNILPLTSNCPLDCYFCSHKFQPSEVKTLSPGHIDRDRILDLSEFLDGSHRIIIGESASRIEEGEPFCHPGWREVIAHLRSKFPKTPINITTSGVLLKREDIEYLARMRPLKLCISLNFISSDLRADYLRDGGFRSIEAVLHDLNQINLPCTGSLVALPKLAGWKELKRSLEIMDRTSCIQHVRIFRPGYTSRIKSDKAEKLDFKPESFMKKLESWRGEFTTPIIFEPRPVYDLQARIVGVKFDSPAATIGLKRGDIIESVAENQPFSRVEAFSLLKNHLRRQETFELEIKRNVHGENEILQKKVKPGEVNPDSFQYEEVGPGVIMARDISPAYFCEIKRYSRENSLHLLITAPAAKTRIRLLKNKLNEETGESTDYKMMTVRPQFFGGNIEAAGLLVISDVLKNKEKICRFSPDSIFLSDSMFDHRGEDLLGEHRGELERRLPAPVYFI; encoded by the coding sequence ATGAAGCAGGGCCTATACCTGGAATTTCTTTATCGCAGTGTTCAGGAGCAAAATATTCTGCCCCTGACTTCTAACTGCCCTCTTGACTGTTATTTTTGCAGCCACAAATTTCAACCTTCCGAAGTTAAAACTCTTTCTCCGGGCCATATTGATAGGGATAGAATATTAGATCTCAGCGAATTTTTGGATGGTTCTCATCGGATAATCATAGGCGAATCTGCTTCCCGCATCGAAGAAGGAGAGCCTTTCTGTCATCCTGGCTGGCGGGAAGTGATTGCCCACCTAAGAAGTAAATTCCCCAAAACACCTATCAACATAACAACTTCGGGTGTGCTTTTGAAAAGAGAAGATATAGAATATCTGGCCCGAATGCGCCCTCTCAAACTTTGTATTTCTCTCAATTTTATTTCCTCTGATTTGAGAGCTGATTATTTAAGGGATGGAGGATTTCGCAGTATCGAAGCTGTTTTACATGATTTAAACCAAATTAATCTCCCCTGCACGGGAAGCCTGGTCGCTCTGCCCAAACTGGCGGGCTGGAAAGAACTTAAAAGATCTCTGGAAATCATGGATAGAACTTCCTGTATCCAGCATGTGAGAATTTTCCGTCCTGGTTATACGAGCAGGATTAAAAGTGATAAAGCTGAAAAGCTGGATTTTAAACCCGAGTCGTTCATGAAGAAACTGGAAAGCTGGCGTGGGGAGTTTACAACTCCTATAATTTTTGAACCCCGGCCGGTCTATGATCTTCAGGCCAGAATTGTCGGGGTGAAATTTGACAGCCCTGCGGCCACAATCGGCCTCAAAAGAGGAGATATTATTGAATCGGTAGCCGAAAACCAACCATTTTCACGGGTTGAGGCCTTTTCATTATTGAAGAATCATCTGCGCCGGCAGGAAACTTTTGAGCTTGAAATCAAAAGGAACGTTCACGGCGAAAATGAAATTCTGCAGAAAAAGGTAAAACCCGGAGAAGTAAATCCCGATTCATTTCAATATGAAGAAGTAGGGCCGGGGGTGATAATGGCCCGTGATATATCTCCGGCCTATTTTTGCGAAATAAAAAGATATTCCCGTGAAAACAGTCTGCATCTGCTGATAACTGCTCCGGCTGCCAAAACCCGCATAAGACTGCTGAAAAATAAGTTAAATGAGGAAACAGGAGAGAGTACAGATTACAAAATGATGACGGTCAGGCCGCAATTTTTTGGAGGAAATATTGAGGCTGCTGGGCTGCTTGTTATTAGCGATGTCTTGAAAAATAAGGAAAAAATTTGTCGGTTTTCTCCTGATTCTATATTTTTATCTGACAGCATGTTTGATCACCGGGGGGAAGATCTGCTGGGGGAACATCGCGGAGAACTGGAGAGAAGACTCCCGGCCCCGGTTTACTTCATATGA
- a CDS encoding co-chaperone GroES: MRLRPLSDRVAVKYEEPEEETTESGIVLPDTAKEEKPQQGQVVAKGEGCDAEDTPTVEIGDTVVFDKFAGTEVNVDDAEYVILSLEDVLAVIE, encoded by the coding sequence ATGAGATTGAGACCGTTAAGCGATCGAGTTGCAGTAAAATATGAAGAACCAGAAGAAGAGACCACCGAAAGCGGCATCGTTCTGCCCGACACAGCTAAAGAAGAGAAGCCGCAGCAGGGTCAGGTAGTTGCCAAAGGAGAGGGATGCGACGCCGAGGATACACCTACAGTAGAGATCGGCGATACAGTTGTATTCGACAAATTCGCTGGAACCGAAGTTAATGTTGACGACGCAGAATACGTTATTTTGAGTCTGGAAGACGTACTGGCAGTAATTGAATAA
- the groL gene encoding chaperonin GroEL (60 kDa chaperone family; promotes refolding of misfolded polypeptides especially under stressful conditions; forms two stacked rings of heptamers to form a barrel-shaped 14mer; ends can be capped by GroES; misfolded proteins enter the barrel where they are refolded when GroES binds): MAKELKFGEEARRALEDGVDTLASSIKITLGPKGRNVVLEESFGSPSITNDGVSIAREIEVEDNFENMGVQTVKEVATKTNDAAGDGTTTATVLAEAIFKEGLKNVAAGANPMQLKDGIDKAVDCIIEEIGRISEPVEGREAVSQIAAISADDEEVGELIAGAMEKVGQDGVISVEESKSMGTSMDVVEGMQFDRGYLSPYMVSDTETMEASMEDPYILITDEEISSIQDILPLLENVAQSGRELLIIADDVEGEALATLVVNKIRGTFDCVAVKAPGFGDRRKSMLEDIAVLTGGQLITEDLGLKLENADISMLGEANKVTVTEDDTTIVEGKGDKDEIKNRINTIRKQIEASDSDFDREKLEERLAKLAGGVAVINVGAATETELKEKKHRIEDALSATRAAVEEGLVPGGGATFLHALPALEELEFDNEDEETGAEIVRKALESPAYHISDNAGFEGSIIVERLKEKEEGVGFDVMSGEFTDMISAGIIDPAKVTRSALQNAGSAVGMLLTTECLVADKADEDDDNGGAPGGAPGGGMPGGMGGGMGGMM, from the coding sequence ATGGCCAAGGAATTAAAGTTCGGTGAAGAAGCAAGAAGAGCTCTGGAAGATGGAGTGGATACTCTGGCCAGTTCGATAAAAATTACTCTGGGTCCAAAAGGTAGAAACGTAGTACTCGAGGAGAGCTTCGGTTCTCCTTCTATCACAAATGATGGAGTCAGCATAGCCCGGGAGATCGAGGTTGAAGATAATTTTGAGAACATGGGCGTGCAAACTGTAAAAGAGGTAGCCACTAAAACAAACGATGCAGCTGGAGACGGTACTACAACAGCCACCGTTCTGGCAGAAGCAATCTTTAAAGAAGGACTGAAAAATGTGGCTGCTGGTGCCAATCCCATGCAGCTCAAAGATGGCATAGATAAAGCAGTTGACTGCATCATAGAAGAGATAGGCAGAATCAGCGAGCCTGTTGAAGGTCGTGAAGCTGTATCTCAGATAGCAGCAATTTCGGCCGATGACGAAGAAGTTGGAGAGCTTATAGCTGGTGCCATGGAAAAAGTTGGCCAGGACGGAGTAATTTCCGTTGAAGAGTCTAAGAGCATGGGGACCTCGATGGATGTAGTAGAAGGAATGCAGTTCGATCGGGGCTATCTCTCCCCTTACATGGTCTCTGACACTGAAACCATGGAAGCTTCCATGGAAGATCCCTACATTCTCATCACCGATGAAGAAATTTCCAGCATTCAGGATATCCTGCCGCTGCTCGAAAACGTAGCTCAATCCGGCAGAGAACTGCTGATCATAGCCGATGATGTCGAAGGGGAAGCTCTGGCCACACTGGTTGTAAACAAAATTCGGGGCACATTTGATTGCGTAGCAGTAAAAGCTCCTGGATTTGGCGATCGTAGAAAGTCCATGCTGGAAGATATTGCTGTGCTCACCGGTGGACAGCTTATCACTGAAGATCTCGGCCTAAAGCTCGAAAACGCCGATATCAGTATGCTGGGTGAAGCCAACAAAGTAACTGTCACCGAAGACGATACCACCATCGTCGAAGGCAAGGGTGACAAGGATGAAATTAAGAACAGAATCAATACAATCAGAAAGCAAATCGAAGCATCTGATTCTGACTTTGATAGAGAAAAACTGGAAGAGCGTCTGGCCAAGCTGGCAGGCGGCGTAGCCGTAATAAATGTTGGTGCCGCTACTGAGACCGAACTGAAAGAGAAAAAGCACCGCATTGAAGATGCTCTCTCCGCTACCAGAGCTGCTGTTGAAGAAGGGCTTGTACCGGGCGGAGGCGCAACATTCCTGCATGCTCTGCCTGCTCTTGAAGAGCTCGAATTCGATAATGAAGATGAAGAGACAGGTGCGGAGATCGTCAGAAAAGCTCTGGAATCTCCGGCGTATCATATCTCCGATAATGCCGGATTCGAAGGATCCATCATAGTCGAAAGGTTGAAGGAGAAAGAAGAAGGCGTAGGCTTTGATGTTATGAGCGGTGAGTTCACCGATATGATCTCCGCTGGTATCATTGATCCTGCCAAAGTAACCCGTTCTGCCCTGCAGAATGCTGGCAGTGCAGTCGGAATGCTGCTTACCACCGAATGCCTTGTCGCCGACAAGGCCGACGAAGATGATGATAACGGCGGTGCTCCTGGTGGAGCCCCCGGCGGCGGTATGCCCGGCGGCATGGGCGGAGGCATGGGCGGCATGATGTAA
- the guaA gene encoding glutamine-hydrolyzing GMP synthase, producing the protein MERDKLAVINFGGQYVRLIARKIRELGVYCEIVDPENAYDLCSSQRVKGIILSGGPDSVQEEGAPVLDQSFFDLGKPVLGICYGMQLMAEILPGGRIEDGSLSEYGRAEVKIIDTDVLFEDIFERGEVFTAWMSHGDSVVKEPEDFEILAETASVPIVAMADRQKNLYGVQFHPEVTHTERGSDILANFIFDICGLEENWQISDIVQDRVEQIKSVLDDDANVLIGLSGGVDSSVAAALIQEAVGDRLTGIFIDHGLLRQGEAEQVKKSFSQVFEFPIKFIDASQRFLGQLEGVSDPEEKRNIIGREFIKVFEQEAEDLENVTHLAQGTIYSDVIESGLDQNAALIKSHHNVGGLPERMELNLLEPLREFFKDEVRRIGEELGLPEDVVWRQPFPGPGLAIRVIGEVTREKLALLRKADYIFREELQNSGISDKVWQSFAVLPDMKSVGVMGDTRTYGYPIILRAVDSEEAMTADWVKIPHELLDKIAGRIVNEMEQINRVVYDVSSKPPATIEWE; encoded by the coding sequence ATGGAACGGGATAAACTGGCAGTCATAAATTTTGGGGGACAATATGTGAGGTTGATCGCCCGGAAAATCAGGGAGCTTGGTGTTTACTGCGAAATCGTCGATCCTGAAAATGCATATGATTTATGTTCTTCTCAACGGGTTAAGGGAATTATTCTTTCAGGAGGGCCGGACAGCGTACAGGAAGAGGGCGCTCCGGTTTTGGATCAAAGCTTCTTTGATCTTGGGAAGCCCGTTCTGGGAATTTGTTATGGTATGCAGTTGATGGCTGAAATCCTGCCGGGCGGCAGGATTGAAGATGGCTCTCTTTCAGAATATGGGCGTGCTGAAGTTAAAATTATAGATACAGACGTTTTATTTGAGGATATATTTGAGCGGGGAGAAGTTTTTACGGCCTGGATGAGTCATGGTGACAGTGTGGTTAAAGAACCTGAAGACTTTGAGATTCTGGCTGAAACAGCTAGTGTGCCGATCGTAGCCATGGCTGACCGCCAGAAAAATCTTTATGGTGTGCAATTTCATCCCGAAGTCACCCATACGGAAAGAGGCAGCGATATTCTCGCCAATTTTATTTTTGATATATGTGGTCTGGAAGAAAACTGGCAGATCAGCGATATCGTTCAGGATAGAGTGGAGCAGATAAAATCTGTTTTAGATGATGATGCTAATGTTCTAATCGGGCTTTCAGGCGGAGTTGATTCTTCGGTAGCAGCTGCCCTGATTCAGGAGGCGGTCGGTGACAGACTTACCGGCATATTTATAGATCATGGGCTGCTGCGTCAGGGAGAAGCTGAACAGGTTAAAAAGAGTTTTTCTCAGGTTTTTGAGTTTCCCATAAAATTCATCGATGCTTCACAAAGATTTCTCGGACAGCTGGAGGGAGTAAGCGATCCTGAAGAAAAAAGAAATATTATTGGGCGTGAATTCATCAAAGTTTTCGAGCAGGAGGCGGAGGATTTAGAGAATGTCACTCATCTGGCCCAGGGCACTATTTATTCCGATGTAATTGAGAGCGGACTCGACCAGAATGCAGCTCTCATAAAATCCCATCATAATGTGGGTGGACTGCCGGAACGCATGGAGCTCAACCTGCTGGAACCGCTGCGCGAATTTTTTAAGGATGAAGTGAGAAGGATAGGGGAAGAACTGGGGCTGCCGGAGGATGTTGTCTGGCGTCAGCCTTTTCCGGGACCAGGTCTGGCTATAAGGGTTATTGGTGAGGTTACCAGAGAAAAACTGGCTCTTCTCCGTAAGGCTGATTACATCTTTAGAGAGGAATTGCAAAATTCCGGAATCTCGGATAAGGTATGGCAGTCTTTTGCAGTACTTCCTGACATGAAATCGGTAGGAGTTATGGGAGATACCCGCACTTATGGTTATCCCATTATTCTGAGGGCTGTGGACAGTGAAGAAGCTATGACGGCCGACTGGGTTAAAATTCCGCACGAGCTGCTGGACAAAATAGCGGGCAGAATCGTCAACGAAATGGAACAGATAAACAGGGTGGTATATGATGTGAGTTCAAAGCCTCCCGCCACGATCGAGTGGGAATAA
- a CDS encoding YerC/YecD family TrpR-related protein: MVDEIEGELTEQLFRAVLYLEDEEECYKFFRDIATVGEIESLSQRLEVARLLQKGATYEKIVEKTGVSTATISRVKRALEYGTGGYNLILDRLDLE, translated from the coding sequence ATGGTTGACGAAATAGAGGGTGAGCTTACCGAACAACTTTTTCGAGCCGTCCTTTATCTGGAAGATGAGGAGGAGTGCTACAAATTTTTCCGGGACATAGCTACCGTAGGTGAGATAGAGTCGCTTTCTCAGCGGCTGGAAGTGGCCAGACTGCTGCAGAAGGGAGCGACCTACGAAAAGATTGTGGAAAAGACAGGAGTGAGCACTGCCACTATCAGCAGGGTTAAAAGAGCTCTGGAATACGGAACAGGCGGTTACAATCTTATACTGGATAGGTTGGATCTGGAGTGA
- a CDS encoding NAD(P)/FAD-dependent oxidoreductase — MAEKYDVVIVGSGPTGIFTALELVEQETDCEILIVEKGKDIDSRSCPMKEKPGSGEGCFECVSCAVVSGWGGAGAYSDGKLSLSSDVGGNLEEYIGQEKLESLIDYADDKYLKFGAPDRIFGISEKKEEEFKDKAARAGLKFIPARLRHLGTGYSKEVLREMRDYLLDRGVEIRFQTRVTEILTGENEERAAGVRLESGDEIKADFVTVAPGRENATWLAQEIDKLELNTSLNPVDIGVRVETPASIARPLTDELYESKLIYHTPTFDDRVRTFCMCPGGEVVSENNRGLITVNGHTHSDIETDNSNFALLVSKTFTEPFKEPHTYGRAIAKLANLLGAGVLVQRLGDLLEGRRSTKERISRSIVDPTLKEATAGDLSLVFPHRHLTGLKEMLKALDDLAPGIYSKDTLLYGVEAKFYSSRLEVSPELETHVENLFAGGDGAGITRGLMQASVAGLIIAREISRRG, encoded by the coding sequence ATGGCTGAAAAATACGACGTTGTCATAGTTGGATCGGGACCGACAGGAATATTTACGGCTCTGGAACTGGTAGAACAGGAAACTGACTGTGAAATATTGATTGTGGAAAAAGGAAAGGACATTGACAGCCGCAGCTGTCCCATGAAAGAAAAACCGGGCAGCGGAGAAGGATGTTTTGAATGCGTTTCCTGTGCTGTGGTTTCCGGCTGGGGAGGAGCTGGAGCTTACAGCGATGGCAAACTCTCCCTATCCTCCGATGTGGGCGGAAACCTGGAAGAATATATCGGTCAGGAGAAGTTGGAATCTCTAATAGATTATGCTGATGATAAATATTTAAAATTTGGGGCCCCGGACAGAATTTTTGGGATAAGTGAGAAAAAAGAAGAGGAGTTTAAAGATAAGGCAGCCCGGGCCGGACTGAAATTTATACCCGCCCGACTGCGTCACCTGGGAACAGGTTACAGCAAAGAAGTTTTGAGAGAGATGCGAGATTATCTGCTGGATAGAGGAGTTGAAATCAGGTTTCAAACCAGAGTCACCGAGATTTTGACCGGAGAAAATGAAGAGAGGGCTGCCGGAGTCAGACTGGAAAGCGGTGATGAGATCAAAGCAGATTTTGTGACGGTGGCCCCCGGAAGAGAAAATGCTACCTGGCTGGCACAGGAGATAGATAAACTCGAGCTCAATACTTCTTTAAATCCTGTTGATATAGGAGTTCGGGTGGAAACCCCGGCTTCGATAGCTCGTCCCCTTACCGATGAACTGTATGAATCAAAGCTCATCTATCATACTCCCACTTTTGATGACAGGGTGCGCACTTTTTGCATGTGTCCGGGAGGCGAAGTCGTGAGCGAGAACAATCGAGGGCTTATAACGGTAAACGGCCATACTCATTCGGATATCGAGACTGATAATTCCAATTTTGCTCTGCTGGTCAGCAAAACCTTCACAGAACCATTTAAAGAACCTCATACTTACGGCCGGGCCATAGCCAAGCTGGCGAATCTTCTGGGAGCCGGTGTGCTTGTTCAAAGGCTGGGAGATCTTCTCGAGGGGAGAAGATCGACAAAAGAACGCATTTCTAGAAGTATAGTAGATCCGACTCTGAAAGAAGCCACAGCAGGAGATCTCAGTTTGGTATTTCCTCATCGACATCTCACAGGCTTAAAAGAGATGCTGAAAGCTCTGGACGATTTAGCTCCCGGGATTTATTCCAAGGACACCCTGTTGTACGGGGTTGAGGCTAAATTTTATTCCTCGCGCCTGGAAGTGTCTCCGGAGCTGGAAACGCATGTAGAAAACTTATTTGCCGGAGGAGATGGAGCAGGAATTACAAGAGGTCTCATGCAGGCATCGGTGGCGGGGTTGATCATTGCTCGTGAAATAAGCAGGCGAGGATGA